CCTCCCGATGCACCTCTTCCGACGCCCGATTGGGTTTCACGTTGATCAGCTCATGTAAGAGCCTGGCCTGATTCTGCAGCGCGTGGATGGACTGCAAGAAACGCACATCATTATCCTCtgcgtcatctttttttacGAGTTCATGCATTAACTATTCGTCGGACTAATGTTATCATTTGCGAATGTATGCAACGTACTGAATCCGCAATAAATGAACTGCTGTATAGCAAGTGATTACTGCATATGTAGAATTATACCTTGATGACTTCTGTAGCATGTTTCGCCAATCCAGATGTGCGATCTGACAGGTCCTTCATCAAGTTCTCTGATCGCATGACACAAATTCGAAAAATTAAAAACGGAACTTCCCAGTTATCATAAAGATCTGCTGATACACTGTGATTCCAGCAGGGGGAGGCAAAGTATCTAAAGTCTCACTTGGGTCACATTCGTTGGAGTTTGTGTGAATGATTACCTGTTTGAGCATCTGTGAGCATCAGTTGAGATTTGACTGGTTTTTCATAGAAGTCCTAAAGAATATGACACAAGCTGAGCGTTTACATAATTCATACAATGTTCCTAACACGCACActcactgaatatttttttgcacgttTGTTAATGTATGCTTCAAGAAGGccaagaaaacggatgggtggATTTTGAACAGTATTAGGTGGATTTGCACGCCAGTAAATTCATCAGTCTTGCGTTGCACTCACCAGAAGCTGCCTCTCAGCTTTGAGGGACCGCAACGCAAAGCGTAAGATTTTCGGGGGGAATGCGCGTCGCTTACACGCCGTCTCCACGATTGCATCGTCCAGCGTCTTCTCCAGACGGGCCAACTTGTCCTCCTCTGAAGGGACGGCAGAGATCATTTAGCTTGCTTTACAGATGGAGGTTGCCATACTATGCGGGTAACATTAAGGGATGGGTCACCGTCGTCATTTGGGGCGTCGTCCCACGTCTGTCCATTCACCAACACGTTCGCTTGAACGGCAGCCTCAAAGTCCTGCGTGCGAAAGAGTGCGGaacattaataataaaactCGAGTTATCAGAATCTTCCCGGCAGTTTTAATTTACAATCGGAATGTAAAAACCTGGcggggtttttttctttattttttttaggatgtgtgAGGAGTTAGTCAGTCGCTTCTATAAACTTACAGTTTGCAGCTCCTCAAGTAAAATTCCTTTCGTTTTCTCCGGAACGCCCGTTTGTCCGTCcagtgcttttttaaaaatcactttgTACTGATTCATCTGTTCGATAGCTTGTTTTTTAGACGTCAGCCGCACTCTGAAGTCTTCGTTTATCTCACGAGCGAGCGTATACGTTCGAGCTTGCGCGTCCATTTTTACCGCcatgatttgttttgaaaagtctTCCTCTTTCCGGGTTGCACCGCTTCTGAAGCTTCCTGTAGAAACAAGTGCTGGACGCAATGGTTCCAGGACTCGagtaactacaaaaaaatattgaatttgattttggtttgtttttactaAAGTATAACGGATATTcctttaaaaaatacatcaatattGTCGTCCTCATTCACATTAACATCATCACTGAGTCTTCAGATCGTGACATACTTGGTCTTTGTCCGCTGCTTAAGAATTTACCAAGTGTGAAATGATAATTCAAGTTTTTGTTGCGACAGGGACAAAAGGGGGATTAAAATGGCGGAGATGAGTGTGGAGTGGAGCTTTGGTACTTCGTCGGTTGTGAGGCCCCTGGAGGGGAGCAAAGGCGTGTTTGTTTTTCGTTGAGGCCATCTTTCATTTGACATGAAATGAAGAAGCGAATCGTGCTGTGTCTCGTCGTGAGAGCTGAGAAAAATGTGGTGAAAACTCGCCTTTCGCCTCGGTTACCTCTCAAACCACAGGTAGCAAAAGTACTTATAcccagtgttaaaaaaaaaacaacaacaacaaaaaccattGGTATAAGTCAAAGTACGGATTTCACTCCTTCACTTAAATAGGATTACAAAAGTAGACTGAAACGTGCTTAAgcggaaaaaaagtcaagataCAAGTATAGTGACAAGGAAAACAACTCACTTCAATAACAAGTAGCAAAGACGGAGAACAATTATCCAAAAAAGACACTTCAAACTGTTTACTGCCCTATTAAACctaaatcaaagaaaaatacatcttgCGTATTGAAAGCAACCTCAGTGCTTCGACTTGGAAAATGTCCGCTCAGGTTCATGCAACATGGTTCTTTGACTGTCAGCATCGTACAGTGAACAGTTGACATGAAAATAACGGAAGTgtcttgtaaataaatgttgatGTACTCTTGTCTTCAGTCATCTTGAGGCTCAACTCTTTCTTGCTTCCATGGAGTCATTTTTTTGCACCGATGAGGCCAAGACGTGACGACCTGTCAATGCGGACCGACACTTGTATTGTAAGTGACTCAGTAAGATGAAGTAAGAGTCAATTTGtgcagaggataaaaaatatatgcctgcaatcattgttatattgtctgtctatgcGTGTTGCTGTACCATTTGTGTTGTAATATCAGCCAAAGAGCAACATCTATTTCCAAAAACTCACTTGGATCTGGAAGCACCACTGTTTGGACAAaagtactccatccatccattttcttcgccgcttatcctcaaaaggatcgcggggagtgctggaatctattccaggtgtcaacgggcaggaggtgggatacaccctgaactgattgccagccaatcgcagggcacatggggacagacaacagccgccctcacaatcacacctaggggcaatttagagtgcccaatcaatgttgcaagtttttgggatgtgggaagaaaccggagtgcccggagaaaacccacgcaggcacggggagaacatgcaaagtccacacaggcggggccgggatcgatccccggtcctcagaattgtgaggccaacgccttaccagctgacccaaaaGTACTCCCTCTGAAACATTTAGAtcgggggtctcaaactggcggcccgcgggccatttgcagcccccaagatgatattttgtgacCCTCACCTTATTATGAAAGTTAAATGATCGTCCGGCCCTGAAGTTTgggttgaattaaaaatgaggATTTGGACTAAgtcaataaatccatccatccattttcttacccgctcatcctcatgaaccagaatgcccggagaaaaccaatgtaggcacggggagaacatgcaaagtgcacacaggcggggttgggattgaatccaggtcctcagaactgtgagtccaaagCTTTCCacctgcaccaccatgccgccgagGTCAATAAATGAACTGCCAAGTTCTTAATACAGAACAGGTTGTGCAACTACAGGCTGGCAAAAGTTTGTGGAACATGTTTGGACATAGTTCCGTTTATGTTGTACGAATGATtctttttaatgaatgttttgaaGCTAGTTTGCCCACAGGAGAAGTAAAGCAAATACCAGAACgcgggaaaaaaacaaagacaaacttgTTTTGAATGTCACTATCACTTTCTGAAAGTGAAGGAGTACAAATTGGTTCAAATTGTGTTGTGGCGAAAACCTCATTTGTAAAATTTTATTGTAAGCCCATATGGCTCAGCCCTGATTACACATAAAGAAAAATGCACGCGCACCGCAAACACATCATAACAGCCATGTGACTTTGAGCAGAGTAATCAGATTACAATTGTTCAAACTCGGACACATATACAGTACGCACGTACGGAGCGAGGGGAGGAATGTGGCTTAGTGTCATGTTGTTGTAAAGGATCAGCTTAGCGGCGGCGTGAACGCGGGCGGCCATGCTGAGGAAGGGTTTGTGTGCCAGAGGTCAGCGGGCGCCGTTCTGGTGCGAGGGGTCGCCGGTGCTCCACGGCAGCTGGCAATCATCTGGAGGAGACCACGCGATTAACGCTTTAATAAAAAAACTCGCCCGACGTCAGGCAGATTTCTTACTTTGCTAACCTGGGTAACTTTTCACAGTGGACACAAATGAtagctagctagatagatagatagataccccacgaccctcatgaggataagtggcaaaagaaaatagatagagcAGCACTCACAGCTTTCTTCAAAATGGCGTCTCTCTGGGAGGCGGTCGGGCCGCGGTGGGTCGCCCCTACCGGGCGCCTCTCGTCGCGGCCCACCGGCCATGGCGGCAAGGAGCGCCGGGCTGGACCTCAGGTGCGCCCTGTAGTGTTTCCTCTCGACTCTCTCCCAGGCACAGCGGGCGTTGGATTCCACCCGACACCACGTCTCCCGGTGCCGGTCGATGTCCCGTGGCGTCTTCGCCATGTCGCACATGTTTGTTTTGTGGAGGACGcgcgtgtgcgtatgtgtgggAAATGCACGGGTTGCCTCGGCAGCGAGAAACATGAGGAGCTCCACTCCAAAGACCTTTTCTTGGGAGCAATGGCGCGCACTGGCCAATAGAAAAGAAGTCGACTTTTGCGAACAAATGAATGCTGATACAATTAATCAATTGAGCTGAACATTGCCAAATATATTGTGGCCATCAACATTTTGCGCAAAAGCAGCCATTTGTCTACATTGGAAGAAGAACAATCTTTTCTCAACTTGTGGTCTTATC
This genomic window from Syngnathoides biaculeatus isolate LvHL_M chromosome 23, ASM1980259v1, whole genome shotgun sequence contains:
- the nsl1 gene encoding kinetochore-associated protein NSL1 homolog; this encodes MAVKMDAQARTYTLAREINEDFRVRLTSKKQAIEQMNQYKVIFKKALDGQTGVPEKTKGILLEELQTDFEAAVQANVLVNGQTWDDAPNDDEEDKLARLEKTLDDAIVETACKRRAFPPKILRFALRSLKAERQLLDFYEKPVKSQLMLTDAQTENLMKDLSDRTSGLAKHATEVIKSIHALQNQARLLHELINVKPNRASEEVHREVFGGTRSEEAPPRPPNVTRSGEASRLESFRRGADDPLASAGYVGKKVKKEMEINV